Proteins encoded together in one Vitis vinifera cultivar Pinot Noir 40024 chromosome 4, ASM3070453v1 window:
- the LOC100266365 gene encoding uncharacterized protein LOC100266365: MAVTMKQMSVIVTALGVASFIFGIVAENKKPPSGTPTVGTGVIICKYQSDHTILLGFLSFGFLAASSAAGLGSVFYPFKGKSIPYNALFRNTTFTIFFNITLGLVGMAAAFVLWPTLTELHHRVHNLHDNLKKECPTAKTGLIGGGGVLSFCSSLFWLISLMLTDNVREDYFEEMDPQGGYGYGQVTTTQV; this comes from the exons ATGGCTGTTACCATGAAACAAATGTCAGTTATTGTGACAGCTTTAGGTGTAGCTTCCTTCATATTTGGGATTGTTGCTGAAAATAAGAAG CCTCCTTCTGGAACTCCTACTGTGGGGACAGGTGTGATTATTTGCAAGTATCAGTCAGATCACACCATTCTTTTGGGCTTTCTCTCCTTTGGATTTCTAGCTGCATCTTCTGCAGCTGGGCTGGGCTCTGTTTTCTACCCCTTCAAAGGAAAATCCATTCCTTACAACGCTTTATTCCGAAACACCACCTTCACTATCTTCTTCAACATTACCCT GGGTTTGGTGGGAATGGCAGCAGCCTTCGTGTTATGGCCAACATTGACAGAGCTACATCACCGGGTCCACAATCTTCATGACAATCTCAAGAAAGAGTGCCCCACTGCTAAGACTGGCCTTATTGGTGGGGGTGGGGTCCTATCCTTCTGTTCATCCCTCTTCTGGCTGATTTCCCTTATGCTAACAGACAATGTAAGAGAGGATTACTTTGAAGAAATGGATCCCCAAGGTGGGTATGGGTATGGCCAGGTGACCACTACCCAGGTTTGA
- the LOC100247379 gene encoding uncharacterized protein LOC100247379, with protein sequence MAATIKQMSIIVATLGTLSFMFGVIAENKKPDSGTATLREGVVICKYSSDPTVVLGYLSVAFLVASTVAGYLSLFYPYKGRSIPQAALFRSTSFLVFFNIALGMAGLAAAMLLWPTITEQLHLIRNVHHNLNTTCPTAKTGLLGGGAFIALDASLFWLVSLMLADNVREDYFETVEKDPKGEQSEVLTNEYSSNVPVKGIA encoded by the exons ATGGCAGCTACTATCAAGCAGATGTCCATCATTGTGGCAACGCTTGGAACATTGTCCTTCATGTTTGGAGTAATTGCTGAAAATAAGAAG CCAGATTCTGGAACTGCAACTCTACGGGAAGGTGTTGTAATTTGCAAATATTCGTCGGATCCTACTGTTGTCTTGGGGTATCTGTCAGTTGCGTTTCTAGTTGCATCTACTGTGGCTGGGTATTTGTCTCTATTTTACCCGTACAAAGGAAGATCTATTCCACAAGCTGCTTTGTTTCGAAGCACCAGCTTCCTTGTATTCTTCAATATCGCTTT GGGTATGGCTGGATTGGCAGCAGCAATGTTGTTATGGCCAACAATCACAGAGCAACTTCACTTGATACGCAACGTTCATCACAACCTGAACACTACATGCCCCACTGCCAAGACTGGTCTCCTTGGTGGCGGTGCCTTCATAGCCCTCGATGCTTCCCTCTTCTGGTTGGTTTCCCTAATGTTAGCTGACAATGTGCGAGAGGACTACTTTGAAACAGTGGAAAAGGACCCTAAGGGTGAACAAAGCGAGGTTCTCACAAATGAATATAGTTCAAATGTACCTGTAAAGGGCATTGCTTAA